Part of the Catalinimonas alkaloidigena genome is shown below.
TTTCAAAAACGGTAAGGAAGCCATCAAATACCTAAAGCCCGTCATTGAACAAGGAGAAGGAATACCCGATGTCATTCTATTAGATATCAATATGCCTGTTATGGACGGTTGGCAGTTTCTTGATGAGTTTGTGAAAATCAAACCAAAAACAAAAGAAATCACTATTTATATGGTTTCTTCGTCTGTAGACCCTGAAGATGTCAACAAGGTTAAAGATTATGCTGATGTATCAGACTACATTATTAAACCGATCACAGAAGAAGCATTGATAAGTCTGATTGATAAAAACCCATAAGTGCTTTGACGCTAAAGCCTTAGTGTACATTTTTTTTTGGCAGACTCGCTCTTTCCCACTAATCTTTTTTATATTCTCTCTCTATTAGCGCTTAAATTACAGGCTGCTTTCCAACCCTTTTTACCCATTGAGTGTCTAAAGAAAAGATAAGCAACAAAGCAAAAGTATCAACCTAAGCCTGGAACTATAGTTTAGCATGCATGATGAAAAAGCGCTTGTCTCCGGATGTATCAAAGGAGAACGGGCAATGCAGAAAGAATTGTATGATCAATTTTCCGGACGGATGCTCTCCGTATGTATGCGCTATTGCAAAAGCCGTGAAGATGCTGAAGACATATTGCAGGAGGCATTTATTAAAGTTTTCAACAATATTGAGTCTTTCCGCAAAGAATCTTCTCTAGGCTACTGGATCAAGCGTATTGTCATCAACACAGCCTTAAACTACCATCGTAAGAGCGTTTATCTTTATCCACATTTTGATATTGAAGATATGCATGATATCGGTGATGATGACCTAACAATATCTAACCATAACTACAAAGACTTACTGAAGATATTACAGTCGTTACCCCAGGGGTGCCAGGTAATATTTAACCTGTATGCTGTTGAGGGTTACAAACACAAAGAAATTGCTGAAATGCTAAACATCAGTGAAGGCACATCAAAATCACAGTATGCACGCGCCAAATCATTGATCAAAGACATGATTACGGAAACAGGGGAGGTGAAACATGGCTAATATGGAAAAAAGGTCAGATTTTGAAGATCAGTGGAGGGACGCATTTGAAGATGCTGAAATCTTACCCTCTGCTAATTTGTGGAAGAATATTGATAATCAGCTTACCATGCAGGAGAATGGTAAGTACCGTAAAGGTTTTATTTTTTATCGTGCTGTAGCGGCTGCTTGTATTGTATGTTTACTTGCACTGGGCTACTATGTCTTGCAAAATAACATGGGCAAAAGTGAGCAGGAACTCGCTAATCAATCAGCAACGCAGCAGCAGGGACAGGCTCCCGAGCAGAAAGCTAATGATGGCTTGGCATTGGAAAATAATAATGAAGCGCCAGAGCATGTTAATGAGCAACAATTACCTGATAGAGCGTCGCAAAGCACATTGAACAACTCACTGGCACAGGAAAACAGGAATGAGACGGAAGAGGCAGGGCAAAGCTCTGAGCAGGCTAAAGCGGACATCTCTGTGAGTCACAAA
Proteins encoded:
- a CDS encoding RNA polymerase sigma factor, with protein sequence MHDEKALVSGCIKGERAMQKELYDQFSGRMLSVCMRYCKSREDAEDILQEAFIKVFNNIESFRKESSLGYWIKRIVINTALNYHRKSVYLYPHFDIEDMHDIGDDDLTISNHNYKDLLKILQSLPQGCQVIFNLYAVEGYKHKEIAEMLNISEGTSKSQYARAKSLIKDMITETGEVKHG
- a CDS encoding response regulator, producing the protein MKKIKLACIIDDDTIYVYGVKKLMKIVDFCENTLVFKNGKEAIKYLKPVIEQGEGIPDVILLDINMPVMDGWQFLDEFVKIKPKTKEITIYMVSSSVDPEDVNKVKDYADVSDYIIKPITEEALISLIDKNP